A genome region from Bacteroidota bacterium includes the following:
- the rlmD gene encoding 23S rRNA (uracil(1939)-C(5))-methyltransferase RlmD, whose product MKRKEFPVYEKVEITAAAAEGKSLARIDNLVVFVSNAVPGDVADIRITRKHRRFIEGEAIHFHQLSDKRTQPACGHFGLCGGCKWQHLDYAWQLHYKQQQVTDALTRIGKIELPGIMPILGSAATYNYRNRLDYSFSNKRWLTAEEIGNGTEFIDRNALGFHIPGTFDKVLDLNQCHLQTAPSDEIRAFVRRYAQQHKLSFFDIRNKGGLLRGLTVRTASTGEIMVIFQFYFDEPELTHPLMQALADAFPQITSLMWITNGKANDTFHDLPVNTFYGRDHIFEAMENLRFKIGPKSFYQTNSAQAYELYKVTRSFAALTGSENVYDLYTGTGTIALFTAAQAKKVTGVELVPAAIEDAKQNAAMNGIQNAHFFAADMKDMFTPGFLHTHGRPDVIITDPPRAGMHEDVVRCIASSEAARVVYVSCNPASQARDLEMLNETYRVEKVQPVDMFPQTHHVENVVLLEKR is encoded by the coding sequence ATGAAACGTAAAGAATTTCCGGTTTACGAGAAAGTCGAAATAACTGCTGCGGCAGCCGAGGGCAAATCGCTGGCGAGGATTGACAATCTGGTTGTGTTTGTGAGTAATGCCGTGCCCGGCGATGTGGCCGATATACGTATAACGCGCAAGCACCGCCGCTTTATTGAAGGCGAGGCCATACATTTTCACCAGCTTTCCGACAAGCGTACACAACCGGCATGCGGGCATTTCGGGCTTTGCGGCGGTTGCAAATGGCAGCATCTTGATTATGCGTGGCAATTGCATTACAAACAGCAACAGGTTACCGATGCGCTTACCCGCATTGGCAAAATAGAATTACCGGGCATTATGCCCATTCTGGGCTCGGCGGCTACTTACAATTACCGCAACCGGCTCGACTACAGTTTTTCAAACAAACGCTGGCTTACTGCCGAGGAAATTGGCAATGGTACCGAATTTATCGACCGTAATGCATTGGGCTTTCACATACCCGGCACGTTTGATAAAGTGCTCGACCTGAACCAGTGCCACCTGCAAACTGCGCCCAGCGACGAAATCCGTGCCTTTGTGCGCCGCTATGCCCAGCAGCACAAGCTTTCGTTTTTCGACATCCGCAACAAAGGCGGTTTGCTGCGCGGCCTCACCGTGCGCACGGCCTCTACCGGCGAAATCATGGTCATTTTCCAGTTTTACTTTGATGAACCGGAACTTACACATCCGCTCATGCAGGCACTGGCCGATGCGTTCCCGCAAATCACCTCGCTGATGTGGATTACCAACGGCAAAGCAAACGACACGTTTCACGATTTGCCGGTAAACACCTTCTACGGCCGCGATCATATTTTCGAGGCCATGGAAAACCTCCGCTTTAAAATCGGGCCCAAGTCGTTTTACCAGACCAACTCGGCGCAGGCATACGAACTTTACAAAGTAACACGCAGTTTTGCCGCGCTCACCGGCAGCGAAAATGTGTACGATTTATATACCGGCACCGGCACCATTGCCCTGTTTACCGCCGCTCAGGCCAAAAAAGTAACCGGCGTGGAACTTGTGCCCGCCGCCATTGAAGATGCCAAACAAAATGCCGCCATGAACGGCATTCAAAACGCACACTTCTTTGCGGCCGACATGAAAGACATGTTCACACCGGGTTTTCTGCACACGCACGGCCGCCCCGATGTAATTATTACCGATCCGCCCCGCGCCGGTATGCACGAAGATGTGGTGCGCTGCATTGCCTCAAGCGAAGCCGCACGTGTGGTGTACGTAAGCTGCAACCCCGCCTCACAGGCCCGCGATCTGGAAATGCTCAATGAAACCTACCGCGTAGAAAAAGTACAGCCGGTAGATATGTTTCCGCAAACACATCACGTGGAGAATGTGGTGCTGCTTGAAAAACGTTAG
- a CDS encoding response regulator transcription factor — MHKLLLVEDEDMLSMIIKDTLETKGFQVMTAHNGAEALSVFDKFIPDIAVLDIMMEGMSGYEVATEIRKKNEFIPLLFLSAKSQTADVLKGFEAGANDYMKKPFSIDELLARLQVLLRTISRSTGKTRYQIGNYVFDSVAQTLSFGNESVTISFKEAKLLQYLAETINQVVEKDRVLEDIWGMNTVYTSRNMDVVITKLRRYFKNDDRIKFINLRGVGYKLVVE; from the coding sequence ATGCACAAATTACTATTGGTTGAAGACGAAGACATGCTGTCTATGATTATTAAGGACACGCTTGAAACCAAAGGCTTTCAGGTAATGACAGCGCACAACGGTGCTGAAGCACTGTCTGTTTTTGATAAGTTTATTCCTGATATCGCCGTGCTTGATATTATGATGGAGGGTATGAGCGGCTATGAAGTAGCTACCGAAATACGAAAGAAAAACGAGTTTATTCCGCTGCTTTTTCTCAGTGCCAAATCGCAAACGGCCGATGTGCTTAAGGGCTTTGAGGCCGGGGCAAACGATTACATGAAAAAACCGTTTTCGATTGATGAACTGCTGGCACGCCTTCAGGTATTGCTGCGCACCATTAGCCGCAGTACCGGTAAAACCCGCTACCAGATTGGTAATTACGTGTTCGATTCGGTGGCACAGACACTGAGCTTTGGCAACGAAAGCGTAACCATTTCCTTTAAAGAAGCCAAACTGCTGCAATATCTGGCCGAAACCATTAATCAGGTTGTGGAAAAAGACCGTGTGCTGGAAGACATCTGGGGCATGAATACCGTGTACACCAGCCGCAATATGGATGTAGTAATTACCAAACTGCGCCGTTATTTCAAAAACGACGACCGCATTAAGTTCATTAACCTGCGCGGGGTAGGCTATAAGCTGGTGGTGGAATAA
- the rocD gene encoding ornithine--oxo-acid transaminase, protein MTRSEELMNLEDRYGAHNYHPIPAVLDRGEGVFVWDVEGKQYYDFLSAYSAVNQGHCHPRIVAALTTQAQKITLTSRAFYNDVLGEYERYITRYFGYDKVLPMNTGVEGGETALKLARRWGYVKKGIPANQAKMVFVEGNFWGRTLAAISSSTDPDSYTNFGPYLPGYVIVPYNNLDALEQALSDPHVAGFMFEPIQGEAGVVVPHEGYLRGVRELCTKYNVLMIADEVQTGLCRTGKMLACDHENVKPDLLVLGKALSGGILPVSAVLANDEVMLTIKPGEHGSTYGGNPLACRVAMEALQVLKDENLAENAERLGEILRTELRAIPSKRITAVRGKGLLNAIVIEPQNGITAWEVCLRLKENGLLAKPTHGDIIRFAPPLVITEEQLRECVAIIRKTILSFE, encoded by the coding sequence ATGACCCGCTCCGAAGAACTGATGAACCTTGAAGACCGCTACGGCGCACACAACTATCACCCCATTCCGGCCGTGCTCGACCGTGGCGAAGGTGTGTTTGTGTGGGATGTGGAAGGCAAGCAGTATTACGATTTTCTCTCGGCGTACTCAGCTGTGAATCAGGGCCACTGCCACCCGCGCATTGTGGCTGCGCTTACCACACAGGCACAAAAAATTACGCTCACCTCGCGCGCATTCTACAACGATGTGCTGGGCGAATACGAGCGGTACATTACCCGCTATTTCGGCTACGACAAGGTGCTGCCCATGAACACCGGCGTGGAAGGCGGCGAAACCGCACTTAAACTGGCCCGCCGCTGGGGCTATGTGAAAAAAGGCATTCCGGCCAATCAGGCCAAAATGGTGTTTGTGGAAGGCAACTTCTGGGGCCGCACGCTGGCCGCCATTTCGTCTTCTACCGACCCCGACAGCTACACCAATTTCGGCCCTTACCTGCCGGGCTATGTAATTGTGCCCTACAACAATCTCGATGCACTGGAGCAGGCACTGAGCGATCCGCATGTGGCCGGCTTTATGTTTGAGCCTATTCAGGGCGAAGCCGGCGTGGTGGTGCCGCACGAAGGTTACCTGCGCGGCGTGCGTGAGCTTTGTACTAAATACAACGTGCTCATGATTGCCGACGAGGTGCAGACCGGCCTCTGCCGCACCGGCAAAATGCTGGCCTGCGACCACGAAAACGTAAAGCCTGATCTGCTTGTGCTCGGCAAAGCACTCAGCGGCGGCATCCTGCCCGTTTCGGCCGTGCTCGCCAACGACGAAGTAATGCTCACCATAAAGCCCGGCGAACACGGCTCTACCTACGGCGGCAACCCGCTGGCCTGCCGCGTGGCCATGGAAGCCCTGCAGGTACTTAAAGACGAAAACCTGGCCGAAAACGCCGAACGTCTCGGCGAAATTCTCCGCACCGAACTCCGCGCCATTCCCTCCAAACGCATCACTGCCGTGCGCGGTAAAGGCCTGCTCAACGCCATTGTGATTGAACCGCAAAACGGCATCACCGCCTGGGAAGTATGCCTTCGCCTGAAAGAAAACGGACTGCTCGCCAAGCCCACGCACGGCGATATTATCCGCTTTGCCCCGCCGCTGGTCATTACCGAAGAACAACTTCGGGAATGCGTGGCTATCATCCGCAAAACCATTCTTTCATTCGAATAA
- a CDS encoding insulinase family protein, translating into MSIDRTLAPAFQPVKDVHLLQASEVKLSNGIPVFRLDAGTQEVVKIEWQFAAGIRMQPQPLVATAVNDMLDEGIAGRSAEELAEELDYYGAFIESETTHDVASFTLYSLNRHLPAVLPLVRAMLFEPVFPAAEFDVYLSNRRQKFVVDAAKVGNMARRGFAEFLFGSAHPYGAKAELADFDRLGREQLVNFHRSHYTPAACTIIAAGKVTDAVTGELEKAFGALPVGEKPQHTLIMPAPATHAARIHTLEKPDALQSAIRTGCMLFNKTHADYHAMQVLNTVLGGYFGSRLMANIREDKGYTYGIGSGIVSMQHAGYFVISTEVGVDVTNATLHEIRTEIDKLRQHEIPADELELVRNYMTGVFLRSTDGPFALADRLKGLLGYELGYDYYSRFLHTVQSITAPQLQQLAQRYLNPEQMTEVVAGMRK; encoded by the coding sequence ATGTCAATAGACCGCACTTTGGCTCCGGCCTTTCAGCCTGTAAAAGACGTGCATTTGCTGCAGGCTTCAGAAGTAAAACTCAGCAACGGCATTCCGGTGTTCCGTCTCGATGCGGGCACACAGGAAGTAGTGAAAATTGAATGGCAGTTTGCCGCCGGCATCCGCATGCAGCCGCAGCCGCTGGTAGCTACCGCCGTAAACGATATGCTCGACGAAGGCATAGCCGGCCGCAGCGCCGAGGAACTGGCCGAAGAGCTTGATTACTACGGCGCGTTCATCGAGTCGGAAACCACGCACGATGTGGCTTCGTTTACGCTGTACAGCCTCAACCGGCATTTGCCCGCGGTGCTGCCGCTGGTGCGTGCCATGCTGTTTGAGCCGGTGTTTCCGGCGGCCGAGTTTGACGTGTACCTCAGCAACCGCCGCCAGAAATTTGTGGTGGATGCCGCCAAAGTGGGCAACATGGCCCGCCGCGGCTTTGCCGAATTTTTGTTCGGCTCCGCGCATCCCTACGGCGCCAAAGCCGAACTCGCAGATTTCGACCGCCTCGGCCGTGAGCAGCTGGTGAACTTTCACCGCAGCCACTACACGCCCGCAGCCTGCACCATTATTGCCGCCGGCAAAGTAACCGATGCCGTAACCGGCGAACTGGAAAAAGCCTTTGGCGCCCTGCCCGTGGGCGAAAAACCGCAGCACACCCTCATAATGCCCGCGCCGGCCACACATGCCGCACGCATACACACCCTCGAAAAGCCCGACGCCCTGCAATCGGCCATCCGCACCGGCTGCATGCTGTTTAATAAAACCCATGCCGACTACCACGCCATGCAGGTGCTCAACACCGTGCTGGGCGGCTATTTCGGCTCGCGCCTCATGGCCAATATCCGCGAGGACAAAGGCTATACCTACGGCATCGGCTCCGGCATCGTATCCATGCAGCACGCCGGCTACTTTGTCATTTCTACCGAAGTAGGGGTTGACGTAACCAACGCCACCCTGCACGAAATCCGCACCGAAATAGACAAACTCCGTCAGCACGAAATTCCGGCCGATGAGCTTGAGCTGGTGCGCAACTACATGACCGGCGTGTTCCTGCGCAGCACCGACGGCCCCTTCGCGCTGGCCGACCGCCTCAAAGGCCTGCTCGGCTACGAGCTTGGTTACGACTACTACTCGCGCTTCCTGCACACCGTGCAAAGCATCACCGCGCCGCAGCTGCAGCAGCTGGCGCAGCGTTACCTCAATCCTGAGCAAATGACGGAAGTGGTGGCGGGCATGCGGAAATAA
- a CDS encoding tyrosinase family protein produces the protein MGTQVLPLQTIDFSVPNPSQTANLSLPLYQGAGYRADYTTWSLLQNGGFMQFNLNLSSACRVSWGMNVCAAISNGVTNNPISIHVNGFPFISGYSDHNVNFHPVVWTIPPSLLKAGNNTITVSLDATASTQLFIRSVTVSEAVLTRNNAWNNGGSFDNSDLLWYAKGVGVMMSRALSDPTSWWFYAAIHGQYIVDNDGSGPPPTDYPNWGKIPPVPAVPITPLPGASVMAQYWDQCQHAGWYFPPWHRGYLYALENILSIIIQQLGGPSDWALPYWNYLDSNTQQLTMPPAFSSPKLPDNTANPLYVTARYGLSGTGKVVIAAPPVNQSCQSNTTYTNQYGGGVTGFEHFGSSTGNLESNPHNIVHNQIGGNSTTTPYYGLMADPGLAGLDPIFYLHHSNIDRLWAAWNNAGNQNPTDSNWLNGPSASAGRQFYMPNPDGTAWLYYPSMVNSISQLDYTYQDLTLPAGKNQMTERLFTLTQSLTEKNIIPMQNDDTPELFGASSGKINLGAAGAEAKIRLDAPVRGNVLKSLKEAAETSLPDDVYLLLEGIKGTADANIYSVTVNNLNAGYFTLFGIRKATMKDGHHAGAGLTVKLNISAIVDELHLNDALSDSLDVKIMPDGNVLQGAAPVTIDRIGVYRVSNK, from the coding sequence ATGGGAACTCAGGTTTTACCCCTGCAAACAATTGATTTCTCTGTGCCCAATCCTTCGCAAACCGCTAATCTGTCGCTTCCGCTTTATCAGGGAGCCGGTTATCGGGCTGATTACACTACATGGTCGCTGCTGCAGAATGGCGGCTTTATGCAGTTCAATCTCAACCTGAGCTCGGCTTGCCGTGTATCTTGGGGGATGAATGTGTGTGCCGCAATCAGTAACGGTGTTACAAACAATCCGATTTCAATTCACGTAAACGGATTTCCGTTTATAAGCGGTTACAGCGACCACAACGTTAATTTTCATCCGGTTGTATGGACGATTCCGCCGTCGCTGCTTAAAGCGGGAAACAATACCATTACGGTTTCGCTTGATGCCACCGCAAGCACGCAGTTGTTTATCCGTTCGGTAACTGTGAGCGAGGCAGTACTTACCCGCAACAATGCCTGGAACAACGGTGGTTCATTCGACAACAGCGATTTGCTTTGGTATGCAAAAGGTGTGGGTGTAATGATGTCGCGTGCGCTTAGCGACCCGACCAGCTGGTGGTTTTATGCAGCCATTCATGGCCAGTACATTGTAGATAATGACGGATCAGGCCCGCCGCCAACAGATTATCCGAACTGGGGGAAGATTCCGCCAGTACCCGCAGTGCCCATCACACCACTGCCCGGAGCATCGGTAATGGCGCAGTATTGGGATCAGTGCCAGCATGCCGGATGGTATTTTCCGCCCTGGCACCGTGGGTACCTTTACGCGCTCGAAAATATTCTCAGCATCATTATCCAGCAGCTGGGCGGGCCCTCTGACTGGGCGCTGCCTTACTGGAATTATCTCGACAGCAATACGCAGCAGCTCACCATGCCGCCTGCGTTCTCAAGCCCGAAACTTCCCGACAATACTGCCAACCCGCTGTATGTAACGGCGCGCTACGGACTTAGCGGCACCGGCAAGGTGGTAATTGCAGCACCACCGGTAAACCAGAGCTGTCAGAGCAATACTACCTACACCAACCAGTATGGCGGCGGTGTAACCGGATTTGAACACTTTGGCAGCAGCACAGGCAATCTCGAGTCCAATCCGCACAACATCGTACACAATCAGATTGGCGGAAACAGCACCACCACGCCTTACTACGGACTTATGGCCGATCCCGGTCTGGCCGGTCTGGATCCGATTTTCTACCTGCATCATTCCAACATCGACCGCCTCTGGGCTGCCTGGAACAATGCCGGCAATCAGAATCCGACCGACAGCAACTGGCTCAACGGCCCCAGTGCAAGCGCCGGCCGCCAGTTTTACATGCCCAACCCCGATGGTACGGCATGGCTGTATTATCCATCAATGGTTAATTCAATCAGCCAGCTTGATTATACTTATCAGGACCTCACGCTGCCTGCCGGAAAAAATCAGATGACCGAACGATTGTTTACCTTAACACAATCATTAACGGAGAAAAACATCATTCCCATGCAAAACGATGATACTCCCGAATTGTTTGGCGCCTCTTCCGGCAAAATCAATCTTGGTGCTGCAGGGGCAGAAGCAAAAATCCGTCTCGATGCACCGGTACGCGGCAATGTACTGAAAAGCCTGAAAGAAGCCGCCGAAACAAGTTTGCCGGATGATGTTTATCTGCTGCTTGAAGGTATCAAAGGCACAGCCGATGCCAACATATACTCAGTTACGGTAAACAACCTGAACGCCGGTTACTTTACACTTTTCGGTATCCGCAAGGCAACCATGAAAGACGGGCACCATGCAGGAGCCGGGCTTACGGTTAAACTCAACATTTCAGCCATTGTGGACGAGCTGCATCTCAACGATGCGCTTTCCGACAGTCTTGATGTGAAGATCATGCCGGACGGCAATGTCCTGCAAGGAGCTGCGCCCGTGACCATTGACCGCATCGGTGTATATCGCGTTTCCAACAAGTAG
- a CDS encoding DUF2182 domain-containing protein: MRISAKHKLLINLLLIGISLLVWVILLFNPGGIMTMEHCHVSASGPSAASLEMLLEMNPVSDQLLGWGLMVVAMMLPKLTLPVQQLFATSLKRMRFITCMLFVLGYLATWMLVGLFMVVAITLLNLWFPMSFMPALVVLLPGLVWQFSPWKQYFLNQGHDHRPLSAFGGAALRDAFQYGLVHGVWCVGAGWALMLFPMLLPQGHNAAMLIVTFIMISEHLEQPRLVKWRFDLRLRLFRYLIAQTRVRLGAAAV, translated from the coding sequence ATGCGGATTTCAGCAAAACACAAACTGCTCATTAATCTGCTGCTTATTGGCATAAGCCTGCTGGTTTGGGTGATACTCCTGTTTAATCCGGGTGGCATCATGACCATGGAGCATTGCCATGTTTCGGCTTCGGGCCCTTCAGCGGCATCGCTTGAAATGCTGCTTGAAATGAATCCTGTGTCGGATCAGCTTCTGGGTTGGGGACTGATGGTGGTGGCCATGATGCTGCCCAAGCTTACACTGCCTGTGCAGCAGCTTTTCGCCACCAGTTTAAAACGCATGCGTTTTATTACCTGTATGCTCTTTGTACTTGGATACCTCGCTACCTGGATGCTGGTTGGTTTGTTCATGGTTGTGGCCATTACATTGCTCAACCTCTGGTTTCCGATGTCGTTTATGCCTGCATTGGTTGTACTGTTGCCGGGGCTTGTATGGCAGTTTTCGCCCTGGAAACAATATTTTCTCAATCAGGGGCATGATCACCGGCCGTTATCTGCTTTTGGCGGGGCAGCCCTGCGCGATGCTTTTCAGTATGGTCTTGTACACGGGGTGTGGTGCGTGGGAGCGGGTTGGGCATTGATGCTTTTTCCGATGCTTCTTCCACAGGGACACAACGCAGCCATGCTGATTGTCACCTTCATCATGATCAGCGAACACCTCGAACAGCCGCGACTTGTGAAATGGCGTTTTGACTTGCGGTTACGTTTGTTCAGATACCTCATTGCGCAAACACGCGTAAGACTGGGTGCTGCTGCTGTGTGA
- a CDS encoding insulinase family protein, with the protein MIQFDRFTLTNGLRVLVHRDNATPLACINILYDVGARDEEEHLTGFAHLFEHLMFGGSVNIPSYDEPLQRVGGENNAFTSNDITNYYLTLPAQNLETGFWLESDRMLSLAFSEKSLEVQRNVVIEEFKQRYLNQPYGDVWLLLRPLAYKVHPYKWATIGKEIAHIEQAQMSDVKAFFAKHYNPANAILVVAGDVHTEQVKALAEKWFQPIAQGTKPPRNLPAEPAQNEYRRLEVTRDVPYDALYMAFHMTDRRSEGYYAMDLISDILSRGNSSRLYNRLVKEQQLFSEISAYVMGDLDKGLFVVSGKLNEGVSTDAGEAAVFAELEKLSTEAVSERELDKVKNKVESSLQFAEMGVLDKAMNLAYFELLGDAARVNTEVDNYSRVTAAHIKQSAAEVLRRTNCSALHYRANTHA; encoded by the coding sequence ATGATTCAATTCGACCGTTTTACCCTTACCAACGGCCTGCGTGTACTTGTACACCGCGATAATGCCACGCCGCTGGCCTGTATAAATATTCTGTACGATGTGGGCGCGCGCGATGAGGAAGAACACCTCACCGGCTTTGCACACCTGTTTGAACACCTCATGTTTGGCGGCTCGGTAAATATTCCGAGCTACGACGAGCCTTTGCAGCGTGTAGGGGGCGAAAACAACGCTTTCACCTCAAACGATATTACCAACTATTACCTCACCCTTCCGGCGCAAAACCTCGAAACCGGTTTCTGGCTCGAGTCCGACCGCATGCTGAGTCTGGCGTTTTCGGAAAAAAGTCTGGAAGTGCAGCGCAATGTGGTAATTGAAGAATTCAAGCAGCGTTACCTCAACCAGCCTTACGGCGATGTGTGGCTGCTGCTGCGCCCGCTGGCCTACAAGGTGCATCCCTACAAATGGGCCACCATTGGTAAGGAAATTGCCCATATCGAGCAGGCGCAGATGAGCGATGTGAAAGCATTTTTCGCCAAACATTACAACCCGGCAAACGCCATTCTGGTGGTGGCCGGCGATGTGCATACGGAGCAGGTAAAAGCCCTGGCAGAAAAGTGGTTTCAGCCCATTGCGCAAGGCACCAAGCCCCCGCGCAACCTCCCCGCCGAGCCCGCACAAAACGAATACCGCCGCCTAGAAGTAACGCGCGATGTGCCCTACGATGCGTTGTACATGGCCTTTCACATGACCGACCGCCGCAGCGAAGGCTACTACGCCATGGATCTTATTTCCGACATCCTCTCGCGCGGCAATTCCTCGCGTTTGTACAACCGCCTTGTAAAAGAGCAGCAGCTGTTCAGCGAAATAAGTGCATATGTAATGGGCGATCTCGACAAGGGCTTGTTTGTGGTGTCGGGCAAACTAAACGAGGGCGTGAGTACCGATGCCGGTGAGGCTGCGGTGTTTGCCGAACTCGAAAAGCTGAGCACCGAAGCCGTAAGCGAACGCGAATTAGACAAGGTGAAAAACAAAGTGGAATCGTCGCTGCAGTTTGCCGAAATGGGTGTGCTCGACAAAGCCATGAACCTTGCTTACTTCGAACTGCTGGGCGATGCGGCCCGTGTAAATACCGAAGTAGATAACTACAGCCGCGTTACTGCTGCGCACATCAAACAGTCGGCTGCCGAAGTGCTGCGCCGCACCAATTGCTCGGCTTTGCATTACCGCGCCAATACTCACGCCTGA
- a CDS encoding HAMP domain-containing histidine kinase, whose translation MSAPVTRNSPRLISLLVLLMLLIIISLVFLSIVFKYGKEKRTLQSLLRVSLSDVVDQYEPIMSNYGNFNEAMSYYLPLQDSRHTWNDETNLIRNGSFSNNRAEFDSEINSYEQNKSLISMPHRGGTAGVVTDVHELHWNWYGEPMDKEGKLFLVDGPEDSNKVVWRQKVRVEPDKDYIFQFHLCNISIPDNSLRHSVKDNRWQRALIQPVINGKKLPSSFVPATIKQWQSYRIIWNSGKSTTASIELFDRNTSGLFNDFGLDMISLTEATEENLKLVGPMADTAALTPYGFREEEDILKFLFYDYFEYRKVNVNFSLFMIESQADGSGIVHSTDPGKESEYLQSINKASSRGTFFTENSYTYTSPVLLRSNVFLVLRINNMNRYLYGLVVEEFFLFIIIIFIAVIMYILIVRFLKSNQELTMLKYTIINNVNHEIKTPVAVILAATEALQKYSILDNKEKTLQYLRMTRVQAERINTLLDKSLQTYAIEEENFQLQLEQVNMNTLLREIVSAWSDSHRDQLVLEIELPAKALIIKGDKFHLTNIINTLIDNAVKHGGLKQVRVWLSMETRNKRVFLSVRDNGQGIPPKHHKDVFEKFFQVPLEGHQKSKGYGLGLHYVKTIAELHKGSVSLTSDGVCGTDVQLQFPLYAQITIG comes from the coding sequence ATGTCAGCACCCGTTACAAGAAACAGCCCCCGCTTAATCAGCCTGCTTGTGCTGCTCATGTTGCTTATAATTATTTCGCTGGTGTTCCTGAGCATTGTATTTAAATATGGCAAGGAAAAACGCACGCTTCAAAGTCTGCTCAGGGTATCACTTTCCGATGTGGTGGATCAGTACGAACCGATTATGAGTAACTATGGCAATTTTAATGAGGCCATGAGTTATTATTTACCTCTGCAGGACAGCCGCCATACCTGGAACGACGAAACGAATCTTATCCGCAATGGCTCGTTCAGCAACAACCGCGCAGAGTTTGATTCGGAAATAAACAGCTATGAACAGAATAAATCGCTTATCAGTATGCCGCACCGCGGAGGAACCGCGGGTGTGGTGACTGATGTGCATGAACTGCACTGGAACTGGTATGGCGAACCGATGGATAAAGAGGGTAAATTATTTCTGGTTGACGGGCCCGAAGACAGCAACAAAGTGGTGTGGCGGCAGAAAGTAAGGGTGGAGCCGGATAAAGACTACATTTTTCAGTTTCACCTGTGCAATATTTCCATTCCCGACAATTCACTCAGGCATTCGGTGAAAGACAACCGCTGGCAGCGCGCGCTCATTCAGCCTGTAATTAACGGCAAAAAACTCCCTTCCTCGTTTGTGCCGGCCACAATTAAACAATGGCAGTCGTATCGGATTATCTGGAACAGCGGCAAATCCACCACCGCCAGCATTGAACTTTTCGACCGTAATACATCCGGCCTGTTCAACGATTTCGGGCTTGATATGATCAGCCTTACCGAAGCCACCGAAGAAAATCTCAAACTGGTTGGCCCCATGGCTGATACCGCTGCACTTACGCCCTACGGTTTCAGGGAAGAAGAAGATATTCTCAAGTTTTTGTTCTATGATTATTTCGAATACAGAAAGGTCAATGTAAACTTCTCCCTGTTCATGATCGAGTCACAAGCAGACGGTTCGGGTATTGTGCATTCTACTGATCCGGGTAAGGAAAGTGAATATCTGCAAAGCATCAACAAGGCGAGTTCGCGCGGGACTTTTTTCACCGAAAACAGCTATACCTACACTTCACCTGTTTTACTGAGAAGTAATGTGTTTCTGGTGCTCCGTATCAATAATATGAACCGGTATTTATACGGACTGGTGGTGGAAGAATTTTTCCTGTTCATCATTATCATTTTCATTGCCGTAATCATGTACATTCTGATTGTCCGCTTTCTGAAAAGCAATCAGGAACTGACCATGCTGAAGTACACGATTATCAATAACGTGAATCACGAAATTAAAACACCTGTAGCCGTTATTCTTGCGGCTACCGAAGCTTTGCAGAAATATTCCATTCTCGATAACAAGGAAAAAACCCTGCAGTACCTGCGCATGACCCGCGTGCAGGCCGAGCGGATAAATACGCTGCTGGATAAAAGTTTGCAGACATACGCCATTGAAGAAGAAAATTTCCAGCTTCAGCTCGAACAAGTGAATATGAACACCCTGCTTCGTGAAATCGTTTCGGCCTGGAGCGATTCGCATCGCGACCAGCTTGTGCTGGAAATAGAATTACCAGCCAAAGCCCTGATCATAAAAGGCGACAAATTTCACCTCACCAACATCATCAATACACTTATTGATAATGCGGTGAAACATGGCGGACTGAAACAGGTAAGGGTATGGCTGAGTATGGAAACCCGTAACAAGCGGGTGTTTCTTAGTGTGCGCGATAACGGACAGGGCATTCCTCCCAAACATCATAAAGATGTATTTGAGAAGTTTTTCCAGGTTCCGCTCGAAGGGCATCAGAAATCAAAAGGTTACGGACTGGGCTTGCATTATGTAAAAACAATTGCCGAATTACACAAAGGAAGTGTATCACTCACCAGCGACGGTGTATGTGGTACCGATGTTCAACTTCAATTTCCTCTTTATGCACAAATTACTATTGGTTGA